ACATCAAATGTTGGGCAAAACCCTATTATTATCAAAAAAAACCAGCTCCTACTCATTTGCGCAAGCCAACTGACAGCATCTTCAATCGTATATTCTGAAACTAAAACAACATCAATAACAGAAGCAACGAACTCACATTTCCCATGAATCTCTGGATGTTCTTACTGTTGTTGGCAAAAGTGTACATCAAAACAATGGGAATCGCAACATAAAGCCCAAACTTAGCAATCTCCAGGACTCCCTTTGAAGTTCCCACATTCGACATTATCACCTATTCAATCGCAACTGAAAAGCCatagaaagaagaaaatgagaaatctAAAGAAATTAACCAAGGAAATAAACAGCAGATATATTCTCCAATGCTATTACATGGAAACTAGAATGCCTTATATTATAATAAGCAAAACCCTAAATACCCATTTAAAAGACAATCTGTGTCCAATAACCCATACAACGAGACCCAAGCAAAATAAGCAGAATGTAACTAGATAGAGTTATTAGATTTCCACCCGCTCAAAGAACAGGCTCAGCAAGCCTGAAAGTTCCTATTAAATTTTGTCCACAAGTCACACAACTAACATCGTAATGTGGAGTTAAGGTTCACACCAATCGCACCCAATG
This is a stretch of genomic DNA from Argentina anserina chromosome 4, drPotAnse1.1, whole genome shotgun sequence. It encodes these proteins:
- the LOC126790029 gene encoding uncharacterized protein LOC126790029; amino-acid sequence: MSNVGTSKGVLEIAKFGLYVAIPIVLMYTFANNSKNIQRFMGNRSYVVYPPEAPRPPSPEEMREMARELARKNNAR